The sequence aagacgaggtgcacagcgggcaaggtggatcgatcaggtggaggacgacttgcggaccctccgcagactgcgtggttggcgaagtgcagccatgaaccgagctgaatggagaagtcttttatgtgcagcacaggccactccggccttagtctgatgataaataaataaatgggaTATATCTTGGTGTAAGGACATATTACTCAAGATTTGGGCATGAATGGCTGGTGATACACTGGTACAGTGGTACACTGATACAGCCCTTCAAAAGGTTATCGGCAAATCAATTGCAAGTCTTAAACGAAATAATAAAGaagtaaaaatttattttttatttaaatttgagTATAAGATTTTAATTCGTTCATATATGCAGCATGTGTTTAATGCACTTCCGACTTAAATGTGCTCATCAACTTCTGAGCTCTACGGGTGTTTTCGTCGTCAGCTTGGATCATCGACATCAAATGTAGCAAAAATCGGCGACCGCTGCTCCCACCAAGTTGATTATTACGCTTCATTAGTTGATATAGAACTTCATATCCAACAATGGGTTCCTGATATAGGTCGATgctttccaggaaatccatcaCCAACTCAGCATTCTGTGGTTCATCTTCATAAACATCCGTCACAATTGGATCGAATGGTCGATCAGCCAGGGCTATAAATTCTGTGGCAGCATCCTTATATCGCCGAGCTCGCACGTTTGCTATTACCAATCGTACAGAACATGATCGAATTTTAGCACGTTCTTGTTCTAACTCCGTAATATAATCATCCACCTGGGACTTGAAGCTTAGCATATTAGTACGCAGTCTTTCGACCTCGCCTCTATATTTTTCCTCCACATCACGATTCAAGTTGTCAACCTTTCTCAGCAGACGCTGGATGTCACCCTGATAACGAGCTTTCGCGCGGTCATACTGTACCTGACTCATTTTACTGCGATCTATGCTTTTGTAGCTGCGGATGATATTCAACACAGTTTCCCTGAATTGCCCTAGTTGCTTAGAGCACCGATCGCGATTTGCCGCTTCCTCATCGAACCCGGAACGAATATCCAGATGAACACTTTCAATGGCATTGCTCAAATCCGTGGTGATACGGATCAGGTCCTCTACTTCATCGTGCGAAACAGTACACGATGGCACTGATCTGAACTGTTGACGTTTGACGCGACGGCTGAGGGAAAACCCGGTCGTAAAATGTATTACTAGTACTAAAGTCAATGATGTGTATTTTAGGAACATCTTTCTTGACGAGCAGCTTGAAAACAACTGATTGGATTCTAAAGAACATCAAGTCGTTGACTGAAAGCGTTGTCGACCGATTCGCATCATAGACGAGCAAAATAGAAATGCATTGAACTCTTTGTTCAAGAATTAAATCTAGGAACAATCATTGCAGTGAAAAGAAGTATGTTCCTGTTAGCTGATTGAAATGATGCGCGGAGGGAATCCCCGCATTATGCTTGTTTATTGTGGTTCACTGATTAAGTCATGGTAGTAAACGATGcattgtgtattttttaaattatgcttCGTTATCTGTACCTAAttcttaattaattaatttgatatTGTTCACACGATATTATGCCAAGAACTGAGAAAATTCACCAAACTGGAACATGAAAAACCCTGATTTATCCACCTAGTGGTAATAGTGATGAGCGATGTGCACATGCGCGTGGTCGCACCTATCactgaaagaatgtgcaggttgaggatcaaagtcCGGTTCCTcaactttagcataatctaGTTTAGGAGTTTAGAGCGACTATTggattggaaagttcagcggcCACCGGCTTACGACTAATTGTTTTCGCCGCCTCCAACGGTATGGCCGCCTCGGTACGAGCAACATCTCCAGGCAGCGTTGCCGAAAAAAGGTGAGCTCGATGGAGatcctcttgaggactgctggagtacaatTAAagtagccattaacgacgcagggGGTCTAGTATGTGTGACTTGGACAGAACTATTGGTtcaacgaagagtgcagacagattctggaggagaaggacacaGCGTGGGCCCTCGCAATGAAGAAAGGGGCCCGGCAGAACATAGAACGttataaaataaattgaaaacaaCAGACCCGCTTCTTTTAGGAGAAGAAAAGGCACATGAAAGAAACATACATTTAATTACATATGTTTTAAATATTATATAATTATCAGGGATCGTAATTCATtctcattctcacgagcagagATTGCTCCCTCACgctgattttcgccgagaaGTCGGTTTGCGGGAAAAGAAAAAAGGTGTGATTTCTCCCTCACTACCAgtgccgcgaaaagttgatttgctcgttttctcactcctttcttcctttccgTGCCATCAAAAATTGCAAAAAGAGTAGCCTTTATGGAACAAACAACCTAATTCCTACATGCGGTCGATGTGGTAAGGCTAC comes from Armigeres subalbatus isolate Guangzhou_Male chromosome 2, GZ_Asu_2, whole genome shotgun sequence and encodes:
- the LOC134216749 gene encoding uncharacterized protein LOC134216749; its protein translation is MFLKYTSLTLVLVIHFTTGFSLSRRVKRQQFRSVPSCTVSHDEVEDLIRITTDLSNAIESVHLDIRSGFDEEAANRDRCSKQLGQFRETVLNIIRSYKSIDRSKMSQVQYDRAKARYQGDIQRLLRKVDNLNRDVEEKYRGEVERLRTNMLSFKSQVDDYITELEQERAKIRSCSVRLVIANVRARRYKDAATEFIALADRPFDPIVTDVYEDEPQNAELVMDFLESIDLYQEPIVGYEVLYQLMKRNNQLGGSSGRRFLLHLMSMIQADDENTRRAQKLMSTFKSEVH